A region of the Jaculus jaculus isolate mJacJac1 chromosome 10, mJacJac1.mat.Y.cur, whole genome shotgun sequence genome:
acctatataaagctggatgcaaaagtcCTAgcacatccatccatacatagaatcatgtatgtgtgtgcatattcaaataagtaaatagaatttagggggctggagagatggctcagcagttaagatgcttgcctacaaagcctaaggatttgggtttgattcttcagtacccatgtaaagccagatgcacaaggtggtgcatgtgtgtagtttgtttgcagtggctagaggccctggagtgcatattctccatttctctctttcaaataaataaataaaaaaaatttttttaaaaagaaatcaaatttaaCAATAATTAAGATAAAAACCCACTGGTTTGCCAAAATCAGTAACAATAATGATGGAACAACCTCACTTTGAATAAGCCATGTATTAAGTTTATAAGTGAACAACTTTTTactatttgtaaaaataaaattccatgcTGAAGGAATAAAATATCCTTCTCCTAATGAGATCTAAATGAAAGCAACATGGGCTTGAGGGAATTTCTCTAGCATACAGTAAATGGCAAGTACTCAAGTGACCTAAAGTGAAtgaacttctaaaaaaaaaaatttaactgaaTGGATTTAGGTATAGGTGGCTTCACTGATAGATGGTCAAATGGCTAGGCAAACATtgagtacagagaaagaaaaagaaatcctacaCTCTTCCTAGTATGACTGAAAATTCTAGTCTTTCTTACTGCTAAGAACACTgatgagagaaaatatatttcaatgaaatattgttaaaatatttacattattgTTGGAAAATAATTTATCTATAGGGAAAAGTAAATACCACAGAATAATGATTTCCCTGACAAATCTATATTAGCATCTTCAGTTACAAACTAGTACAGTAATTTCTTGATATGCCATATAGAAAATACTACCAGGCAATAGTTTTTAGCTCCTTGAAGAGAGAAACTGGCTTCTCATAGGGAACAAACAAGGTTTTTCAGAACAAAAACCTTTTCAATTGCAATTATAACAGGCAAAATACAGACTTAACTCATCTTACCTCATCATATGATTCACGTAGGCTTTGCTACAGCTCGTGTTATATCTGCAAAAGCTACAGTGGACGTATGTAGGAAAGTGGTTTGCAAGATCCTTTATTTCAGAGGAACACTCAATGCACTCGTGGATGCCCTGGCGTAACCTTATGGAGACATTGAAAAAggacatatttttaaacaaagacaCTAAGGAAGAGCTACTAGTCACTATTAGTAGTAATTACACTACTATTAAGAAAGCACAATGTTTGTGCACCCGGCATAAGCTGGTTCTGAGGGTTGGGGATAACACTACCGTAGGCTCCTCAGCGCTGTGTTGGCTTTACTTTTCCTGCTGCCATCAGCCCCTGCACTCTGCTTCTTTTGCATATTAGTAATTTTTGCCTTGCATTTAGATTTATTTCCACCAGGCTTGCTCCCATTGGGTTTATTTGCATCAGATTTGGTTGCATTAGGTTTATTTGTATTCAGTTTGGAGGGATTTTCAGTCCTTGGAGGTGAGAGCTGAAGGACAGAGGTGGTGGCACTGATGGAAGGTACAGCTGAGGATCCTGACTGAAGAGGTCCAACGGATGCTCGAATGGTGACctacagaaatgaagaaaataccTTACATTAGACATTAATCATTGCATCATAGTCATCATTTTTATAACTGTATAGAAAAGGTTAAATACCATGTTTTTTTGAAAAGAGAACTGATAAACTAATTGGCTTCACTCTTATCTACTTTAAAATTTGGAGTCTAAATGTTCAAGTTAATTAAAGGAAATTTAATTTTGCATTGCTATCAGTTACATGTtaacataattaaaaatgaataatcagGAGTTAATACAAGCTATGACTCTCAAGAAAGCATATCTTACAGCTATTTTTATGTTGACATCACTAAAGACactatttgcaagcacagagctCAAAacttaaataacaacaacaataactgAAAAGAGTAACTAGAAAGGCTTATATTACCCTGTGAAAACTGAGCAACAAGCAGATCTATATTGGGTGTGTCCTGTTCTTTCTGGCGCATATTGCCTAGGATTTGTGCTTCCAACCACATACAAGTGGTCTTATCAACCCCCTCCTTGCATGGGGAATTTAATATGTAAGATATTCTTAAAGGGAACTTATGCAAAAGTTTGTCATTTACTCTTCAAAAGAGAATATAATATTTGTTGGTTGACAACAGAAATACAATTACCTGTCAAAATTCTCATGAATCATCTGATTATACTCTGCTCATGTACTTGAGCTCATGAGGAAGTCCTATGAATTACATGTGCATGGATATTATATAAAAACACTGGGCCAGGAATCAAAAGACTTGAGATTAAATCTGCCTTCCCAGCCATGTGACCATGAATAAATAACTTATCTCCTATAAGCCTCTTCACATTTATCATCTGGAGTAATGCTTGCCTTATCTACATCACTTGACTGTTGTATGAGGTAAGTAACAGTATGTTTGAAAAAATTACACTTAGAATTAGACAATTCTAAAGTGCTATAAAAACATTTAGTATCATTAATATTATTATCAAGGGAAGAAATGAGAGGACTGCACTGCTTACATGAATATTCTGCATGTCTAGTCCCAGCATGCAATGAATGGATTGCAGGAAGGATGCTGGATAGCTTCTCTTGCTCTAGGTCTTCAGAGCATGGCTTTATATTGCTTAGTTAATTCAAACAACAGACATACCCACATTCAATGGTAAGTACCCAAAGGCAAATATAAGTGCTTTGGGACTGTTTCACTTGGGGTTATCCATGCCTCTGCTTCCCTCCATGGAGCAAATATTCAAGAGCTGACTGTGTATAAAGAAGCCAGAGAAAACAGATGTAGATAAGGCAAAAGGGAAGGGCAGTTACAGTCATCAGTGTGTAGTCAGCAAGCGTTTGATCATTTAACATACAATGCTGTCCTGCAGCAGAATTTGCTTCTCTGAGGAGACTCAGCAATGACACATTCAACAAGCATCTCAGGACCTGTAATACTCAAGATGCTGGGGATACAGAGATAAAATGATTCCTGAAAACAAACATCTTATAACTTATCTGCCAAAGCCAATACATTCATTACCAATTAGAAGAGTTTAGAAATAGCCTATATAGTATTCAAATGACCCACAGACCCAGAAGAGTTCATCTAGTTGCACATTTTATGAAGGACTATGACTCTAGCAACTCCCACCACTGAGCTCCCACTACAACTTTCTAAGCATAGGAACAGTGACATCTTAACTTAGTCTTGATAAAAACTGTAAGTCATTTCTGAACCATTTGACTCGGCAGATACAGCTAAGTAGGAATGAAGTGTCTGAGCTCACTTTTGTCCCAGGAGGCAGTCCTTCCAGCTGCTTGGGCTTCACAAATGTTCGGTGATGCTGAGTCTTGTGATCCATCTTCTCCTTGCATGTCAAAAATTGCAGCCTGCATTTGGTACAGCGATGGATTCCTTTTTTCTGTTACAAAGcagaaaaaacacagaaaaataatttctataacCATAAATCCCCAGAAACTTTTCTAATTGTTTTTCaaggcacggtctcactctagtccaggctgacctggaatttattatgcacTCATAAggcgaccttgaactcatggcaatcctcctatctctgcctcccgagtgctgggattagacatgtgccactatgcctggcttctaacTTAATTTTAATGAGTTTCATATCATAAACAACACCAAAtagtaatttcatttttaaaacctgttaacatttttatttccaaaGTATCTGTTATCCTTTACTAATCCTACATGAAATTTCTTACTAACAGGTTCTAATGAGAATCCCAACAACTGTGATGCCGTTGCtcttttaagtagaaacttgagGTATTTAAATACTTGATACTATAAAAATGAGCTACACTATGATTTcacggtaaaaaaaaaaaagattacttaaAAATTTcttaccaggcatagtggtgtacccctttaatctcagtatttgggaggcagaagtaggaggatcattgagttcaaggttaccctgagactacatactgaattacaggtcagcctgggctacagtgagaccctccctcaaaaaaaataaacaacaaaaaaaaaaccccaaaaaaacagagccaggtgtggtggcgcacacctttaatcccagcacttgggaggcagaggtaggaggactgccttgagttcgaggccaccctgagactccatagtgaattccaggtcagcctgggctacactgagaccctaccttgaaccccccccccaaaaaaaagacagggctggaaagatgcttagtggttaaggcctgcaaaaccaaaggacccaggtttgatttaaaacaaaacaaaacagaatagtgTTTCCTAAACTCTATCAATCAAGCTCTATTGTTCAAGTAATAAGTCCTATGGTCAAATAAATCTGAGAAATGATACATACTACATTTAATgatatacacatttatattttatttgagagagagagagaatgggtacatcagggcctctggctgctgcaaacaaactccagatgcatgtgccaccttgtacatctggactacatggatgaaccttggttctttggctttgtaggccaatacatattatatttttaatgttcattAGCACTAATAGAAGTTCTGAGAAGTGCTATAATCCTACAAAAGACAAAACTAATTTTGTACAGCTAGGCCTTTATCAAATTTCTTTACCAGTTACAACCTGAAGAAAATCCCAACTGATGAAACAGTGTTGGAAAGATCTCACACCAAAAGATCTGCCAGAACTTCAAGATGGGTGGTAACTCAGTAACAACAGGCAATTTAACTGGAAATTCTACTCTTActgtctctcaattaaaaaacacCAGGTTGATTTCATAATTATTTCACAAGTGACCCTGATAGCAAAGTAGAAATGGGGAGTAAACTAGTGCCAAGATCATCAAGCCTAAGACACATATGGAGCTTGAGGATACAATGACATTGGGTCATCCCTGGGCTTCTGAGTCTGACAAAGGCATCATTGCTCAGAACAGGTCAGTGAACCAGGAAGTTCTCAGCTGAAAGATGGATTAACtgcttcagggaaaaaaaagcagtaaGTATAACATCAGGAATGCAAAGAAGGCTATAATAACTAATAATGAAACGACATAGCAGAGCTGGCTGATGTCATTCAGAAATAGTCTATATCCACACTATGATTCCCTGGCAGAGTTCATGCACTGGCCACTGGCCTAGCACCAGTTTCTTTTGCCATACAGctataaaaaaacaaactacTCTGGGTTAGCAATGACATCTCAaaaatacaagagagagagagagagagcgagctgggtatggtagcatatgccttaaTCTCAACACCTCCTTGGGAGGCTgggataggagaattgctatgagttcaaggatggCCTAAGTCTAATTCTATGTCACTCTGGGATAGATAgagaccttaccatgaaaaataaaaaatgtgttttgaagaaaaagcaaaacaacattaTGAATTCTCACTTTGCTCTTTCACTTCAAACCCATCTTTTTCCTCCCTTGATAACTTTCAAATGATTCCCATACCTACTCTTAGACTCTCATGTATCCAATCTCTTGCATGCTCCTTCCTATTTctagttatctttcagaattttattGGTAGGACAAGCCATCACTAGAAGGGAAGTATGGAAAAGAAGTGGAAATTGCAAAGTAATTCACCATTAATTGTAAATTCGTTACTTATTTGGAACGAATAAGAACAAATCTAATCAACATGCTGAGTGGTAATAAGTCTTTCCACTAACATTACATAAATACGTAAAAATTAGtaaatctggactggagagatggcttagcagttagggcatttccctgcaaagtaaAAGGATCCAGTTTtgtatccccaggacccaagtaagctagccacaaagcagcacatgtatctggagttcgtggagcacccatattctctctctttctccctctctctctcccccctccctccctcattttttgaggtagggctttgctctaccataggatggcctggaattaattcactatgtagtctcagggtgggcttgaactcagagcaatcctcttgcctctgcctcccaaaggcatgtaccaccacacccagctctctttgcctctttctctcataaataaataaaaatagggctggagagacggcttagtggttaaggtatttgccagcaaaaccaaaggatctcagttcaaatttccacgacccacataagccagatgcacagggggtgcatgcatctggagtttatttgcagtgggtggaggccctagtgcacccactctctctctctctcaaataaataaaatatttaaaaaatgaataaaaataaagtatattttaaaaaattattaaatctaaaaaccaaatatatatatatacacacgtatgtatatatatagaagctgggtgtggtggcataggccttgaatcccagcactaggggaggcagacataggaggatagctgtgagttcaaggccaccctgagactatatagtgaattccaggtcagcctgggctagagtgagaccctacctcaaaaaaaaaaacaaccaaaaaacaacaaaaaaaagttagtaAATCTCACCTGATGCTTCATATAATGATGCATGTATGGTGTTGCGATTTTAATAACTTTGAGGCAAAATGGACACAGCAGGttcttggtgttttcatgggagGTTCTAAAATGCACTTCTACATCAGAGAAGGAGGATGATCTGTAATTACACACCTAGAAACACAACAGTACATTAGCTTGAAGATTTCGAACAAAATCACAATGACAGATCTGTTTAGAAGAACACTGGGTATTAATCCAGTTGATGGCTGACAAAACCATGAGTTCCACTAATATAAGCACTAAAAGACACATAAACATCTGTTAGAGTTAAGGACTGCTTCTCAAAATATACAttcagtgagactacatagtgaattccaggtcagcctgagccagagtgagaccctacctcgaaaaaccaaaaaacattcaggtttccttttttttacccctttttaaaaaatgagattacTTATCTGTCACTCCCATCTTGACTTCAATTCTTAAGCATGGGAATATCTTGTCCTGTAACACATTTTAACTGctaaataaaatagcattttcCTGCAGACTCTTAAGTAGTCTCCTGACCAAGTGAGAGAAGTCATCTTTCTCTGGCTTTTCTACTCATTCAAATTCAtgaacaaacaaactaaaaaccaCTTGCCTCAAAGTACTTAACAACAGTCCTGCATAACTGTGTTAAGGTGAGCCACTGGACTCCACCCTGCCCTCTGTGCTAAGGTAAGCCCCTTTGTTTCTGCATCATGGGTCTTCTCTGTCTAGTACAAGATGAGCAGCCTGTGGAACAAACTGTCTACTCCTCCTATAATGTATGAATATGCCAAAGGACTTTCCATTTACCCGAGtagtttaaataaaattataatctattttataacatataaaattatatgaaatgtAAAATTCAATAACCATAAGTCAAGCTTTATTGGAAAAGAGACACATCTACTCATTCACTTACTGTTGATGGCTGCTTTTTTGCACAATGGCAGAAATGACTGATTGTAAAAGCAATGGTAGgctctcaaaaactaaaatggggttgggaaggttgctcagtggttaaagatacttgcttgcaaaagttcaatttcccaatagcTATAtgaagccagatatgcaaagtatgcatgcatctggagttggtttggagtagcaagaggccttggagcacccaccctcatcctccctctctctcaaataaataaataaaagcattttaaaattatcattttgtaaaatattttatttatgtatttgcaagcagagaaacacagagaatgggtgtgtcagggccgctagccactgccaagactctagatgcatgtactactttgtgcaccaggcattatgtgggtagtggaaaatcaaactctggttgttaggctttgcagacaagcaccttaactgctgagtcctccaaaccttaaaattatttttaaaaacgacAAATGGGGCTGAAaagaggctcagcagttaaagacacctgCTTACAATGTTTAATGGTCTGTGTTTGACTGCCCAGTACACACgtgaagtcaaatgcacaaagtggcacatgcatccagagttcatttgcagtggcaggaagacctggcacacccatacccattccttctctctctcgctctacctGCCTCTTAAATCAAAAATGTTTACCATTAGGCCCTTGATGGAAAATATTTGCTAATACTTATTAACTAGGTTTAAATCTTGAAATTCCCCCAACAATCCAAAACTCCAAACAGACATTTGTACCTGGCAGATATATGGCATTTCTCCGGGTTTATGATTATCCTTCATATGTTGTAAAAGAACATGTTCCGTTTCAAATGATAATTCACAGATTTTACAAATGGCTGAAATGTAAGGAGAAAGGTATTATAACATTTGAAGTTATTTTATATATCTGTATTAACAAGAAAAGCAGTAGTTCAGTGTGAGCGGTTACAGTTTGCTAACTGGGTGCCAAGAAGTTTTAAACACCTGACTTATTGACTTACATTAACTCTGTAATTCCTATTACAGCTTGAGAAGGAAGGTATTTCTTTCATCCATTATTTAAATCGTAAGTAATCTGTCTAAACTCATGTGGTTGAACTAAAGATAGCTGTTGAGCTCCAAATTCTGCAACTTTAACTATAACTGTagatatttttcttattaaaatataaatgggggctggagagacggctgtgtttaaggagcatgcctgcgaagcctaaggtcccaggttcaattctctaggtcccacataagccaaatgcacatggcagctagtgcatctggaatttgtttgcagtagctggaggctctggcatgcacccatttcctccctctccctctctgtctctaataaacaaatctttttttgttgttttttcaaggtagggtttcactcttgcccaggctgacctggaattcactcgtattctcagggtggccttgaactcacagtgatcctcctacctctgcctcccgagtactgggattaaaggcatgtgccaccagactttaaaaaattatataaatggggttggagagatggcttagcggttagcgtgcttgcctgcaaagccaaatggcttCAGTTCAATTTccacaggacctatgtaagccagttgcactaggaggcgcatgcatctataGCTCGTTGGCAGtgagtgacaggaagccctgttgtgcccattgtcttgccccctcaaataaataaaaataatatatatacatgtgtatgtatacacacacacacacacaaagggcacTGATGTCATATTTACAACCTATTAATATGAAGCTTCTAATTTTAGTCCTCTACATGTAAGATAGAGGGTATTCCCAGGGTAGTAAGCatgatttatttacaagggggACATTAATTTTAGTAactaatattatttaaaaatttttaaaatctgggctggagagatggcttagcagttaagcgcttgcctgtgaagcctgaggaccccagttcgaggctagatcccccaggacccatgttagccagatgcacaagggggcgcacgcatctggagttcatttgcagtggccggacaccctggtgcacccattctctctatttctatctatctgcctctttgtctgtcactgtcaaataagtaaataataataaattttttttaattagaaaatctAAAAACTTAAGTTGTTTAATTTTGTCCCCAAATTCCAGAGACAGACTTAAAGAGTTTCTTAGTTACTCATATCACAAATGAATATATGTGGACCTTCAATGAAAGTGTAACTCACTGGAAAACTCATGGGGCGTGTGTGTGCTCTCGATGTGGCACTGCAGCTGGAAGGGGGTGGGGAACTGCCGGTAGCAGTGCTGGCAGGTGGTGTGGTTCTCCCAGCTCTCGTTGCTCTGCTTCTCAAGCTCCAGGTGGTGCTTCATGTGGTTCATGAACCTGAATGACCAGTAAGCATACCCATACGGGTGTTAACACCAATGAGAAGCCCACTTGCTCATCCCAAACTTCCATCACGAAACATAGAACATCACTCAAAAAGCCTCATAGTCCTCTAGAAAAGTGTGTTTTAAATAACCACTTGCTTTCAGTGGCTAAGTAAACATCTTTCTTTTAAGATAATTCATTAATGTAATCTTCTAAATTATCACTAAAATAACGCAATTATTATTTCAAATGATTAAACATACTTCAGATGAAACAGCAGCCTTCTTTTTCATACATGAAGTACTAACTATATTTGCCAATTAAAAGTTTAAAGGAAAGAAACCGTCCTTGGAAAGCCTATAACGCATATACCAGATCCCAGCTGGTACTTTCACTTGTGTCTGGTTTTCAAATGCATGTAACAGCGGTTTTAATGCCTACGATTACATTTTATTCAATGATACTGGTTTACTGTCGGCACATGCTGTTCATTCTAACTTGCAGACTGTGCCCTTTGTAGGCATTGTCcatttttcagttttatattcTGCTATTTCAGCTTCCCTAAAAGGCTTCCTATAAGCAGAAACCTTCCAGAGTACAACATTAATGAGAATATCTTTAAAAGAGCTTACCAAAGCTTTTGCTGAAGTTAAGGGAGTCATATAATAAAATCAAAGTAAAGTTATTTAACCAAAACAACAATTTTTGGACTGGAACATCAATTAACAAAATCATTTACTTTGAGACACCACAGGAAATAATACCAAACCACATGATAAGGTCATCAATTTTGGATAACAACCCTGACGAAGGCTGTAACGTCTACATCTTTTCCATACCTCTACAACACAGCATCTCTTTGCAGCAGGTTGTACTACACCTGGAAACAtcttttcttttgctgttttaACACTAGTTTACAAATAACCATAGAAAATCCTAGTCTTGGCTAAATATTTACATACAGATTAAAGACCATGAACCAATAAGCCTGAGGCACTTAGGCCTGTTAATAAAGGAATACCTTATCTAGCTAGCTAAACACTTAATTTTTACTTAAGTCTCTACCTGGAGCTCAGACTTCTCAAACAGATATATGAGAATGGgggaaaaacaaaatgacaaaccTCTTGCCAATATGTTCATAGAACAAAATTATTCAAACTGTTTTTAGTGATACTCGATAGGGAGCAAACAGTAATACAACCCAACAACAGTGTGCCAACAGAACACAGTAAAAATCTTGATGTTCTTACTATTCTATATGAACGATCTGCCCTGGCAGAATTTACAGAGAAAAGCTAAGGCAAATAGCAGGTTTAATTCCTTTGATCATGAGGTACTCATCACTAAGGTTACATTTACCAAATATTATTTTGTAAATGCTCAATTCCTGGATGTTATCAAATATAGTATGCCTAAATTATCTAAGTATTTTAATAACATAAATATATGAGATGAGTTTGCTGAAATAATTCCTGCAGAGTTATATTCATTTTCACATTAGATATTAAAACAGttaatcataaaaatataagCCAAAAATTGTTATTAAAATACCTTGCAATACACATCATATTATTAAAGTTTAACAAGGTGAACTAAACTTGCACGTATTTTGCCATACCTCCTATGGTCTCCTGATGGAATTTACTAGAATGATGGCAGTAAGCGGAAAGCTCTAGGATGACATTGCACAAGTAGAGTGCTGGAAGCATAGCTTCCCTGTACTCAACGACAGGCAACTTTAGCTCTTAGTGCTGATTAAGGTTTGTAGGAGAAGCAAAGGATGTGAAAACCACATGAAATAAGATGTGTGAGAGAACTTTGAAAAGTATACAGCACTACTATCAAAACAGTGACGATTACTATACCATTTCACAGAAGAACACACCAAAAACTATATAAATCTTGGGACCAGAAGTTATGTCAGTGTGTAAAGATGGTAATTATATATACTTACATGTAGaatatgagtatgtgtgtgtgtgtgtgtaaaatacacAAACATCTCTTACATAAGAGAAGTACTCAGGtctgaaatttattttgaatagcataaaaaaaaagtgtgaaggaagaattaaaaacaatgacaaaacaaGTATAGTAAATGTTAAGGGTAGAATCAACATGGTCAATGtacaataaaaatttctttattttgattaatatttgaaatatttaaataaaatggtaGAAAAAAAGCCTTGCCTTGTATAAATTTTGAGCTATACAATCAATGAAACGTGGTCTTTAGCTGCCTTGTTATCATATTGTTACTTACAGATGACGTCTTCATAACGTACCCTGTAAGTCAAAGATTACAAAAACAGCAACCCTACAATGTTAAAAGATTTGTACACACAACTTTTAATACTTCATTgggaatgaaataatttttatccaCATTTAACAAAGTAGACATGTCTCCTAAATCTAGAGTATCTCTAAAACCAATAAATTTCCCCACAAGATGCATACCCTAAAAACTATGAGCATGAATTGAAAGACTAAAGCATTAAATAATATTAGTATGAAGGAGGTCAACCTAGATGCTTCTGAAGAAATGTTTCTTGTAATGTGAAAAAAAGCTAACATTCAAACATAGcttagaaaataagaaatatctACTAAAAATACCTTGGTCACTGTCAAAAGATAAAGTAAGTTCACTTTGTCTCCAGTCAAAATAACCTTGTCCTTTCTTAAGCTGTGCAAAGGAACTACAAGCATGAGGATTCCTAAGTTCAGTTCTGAAACACAAGAAGGGCAACGGGTTTCCAAAAGGGCAATCTGCCTTGTTCTCAGGAGGCAGCACTCAAGCTGCTGACCCAGCACAGCACAGAGAGTGCAAGGTAAAGACACATTGGAGTGTACAGCTTTCAGCTTCCAGACAGAAATAAAGCAAGCATCAGCCCACCTAATATTGTTCTTCAGGACCTTCAAGCAGCTGAAGCACTTGAAGGTCGTGTGGGTCTTCTGCTCCTCCTGGACATCGCCTTCATGCTTCCCGTAGTAAAAATCACCCACCAGCATGAtcaattttcctttctctgaGTCAAGGGTCGGAGCTGGACTTGAAATTTCTGTTTTAGCCAATCCCAAAAAGTTATTTATCATGTCTGGACAACAATactggaagagagggagaaaagtttatttattttaaaaaatagtaaaacacaaacaaacaaacaaaaaaactgccaggcatggtggtgcatgcgtttaatcccagcactcttgaatcattttactttttggtttttttgaggtaaggcttcactttagtccaggctgacctggaattcactatgtagtctcagggtggccttgaactcacagcattagaccctgagccttggaaggtgataccgagatgttactcagtactccagtcactgctttccagcactatgataccttgtgagtcatcccaaggtcactgctaacTG
Encoded here:
- the Znf280d gene encoding zinc finger protein 280D isoform X4 codes for the protein MGDNLLQSNNNSKMAELFMECEEEELEPWQKKVKEVEDDDDDEPIFVGEIASSKPAISNILNRVNPSSYSRGIKNGALSRGITTAFKPTSHHYLNPSNPVAASPVSFRPASRSSDSSTIVQPFSKPVLFDLTQDTGLSCYQGVPTLSVAGLNDSSFLSKRPSVSEVNSVNPKKPKPNESTGTNPSAAVPAEPPALMSPPEGPSKGTNTSSDQSKNGTPFPRACPKCNIHFNLLDPLKNHMTYCCPDMINNFLGLAKTEISSPAPTLDSEKGKLIMLVGDFYYGKHEGDVQEEQKTHTTFKCFSCLKVLKNNIRFMNHMKHHLELEKQSNESWENHTTCQHCYRQFPTPFQLQCHIESTHTPHEFSTICKICELSFETEHVLLQHMKDNHKPGEMPYICQVCNYRSSSFSDVEVHFRTSHENTKNLLCPFCLKVIKIATPYMHHYMKHQKKGIHRCTKCRLQFLTCKEKMDHKTQHHRTFVKPKQLEGLPPGTKVTIRASVGPLQSGSSAVPSISATTSVLQLSPPRTENPSKLNTNKPNATKSDANKPNGSKPGGNKSKCKAKITNMQKKQSAGADGSRKSKANTALRSLRLRQGIHECIECSSEIKDLANHFPTYVHCSFCRYNTSCSKAYVNHMMSFHSNRPSKRFCIFKKHSENLRGITLVCLNCGFLTDVSGLDNMAAHLSQHATHTCQVQIDKDADAAQKFQKLSRAHLDSVPLDE
- the Znf280d gene encoding zinc finger protein 280D isoform X3, with the protein product MGDNLLQSNNNSKMAELFMECEEEELEPWQKKVKEVEDDDDDEPIFVGEIASSKPAISNILNRVNPSSYSRGIKNGALSRGITTAFKPTSHHYLNPSNPVAASPVSFRPASRSSDSSTIVQPFSKPVLFDLTQDTGLSCYQGVPTLSVAGLNDSSFLSKRPSVSEVNSVNPKKPKPNESTGTNPSAAVPAEPPALMSPPEGPSKGTNTSSDQSKNGTPFPRACPKCNIHFNLLDPLKNHMTYCCPDMINNFLGLAKTEISSPAPTLDSEKGKLIMLVGDFYYGKHEGDVQEEQKTHTTFKCFSCLKVLKNNIRFMNHMKHHLELEKQSNESWENHTTCQHCYRQFPTPFQLQCHIESTHTPHEFSTICKICELSFETEHVLLQHMKDNHKPGEMPYICQVCNYRSSSFSDVEVHFRTSHENTKNLLCPFCLKVIKIATPYMHHYMKHQKKGIHRCTKCRLQFLTCKEKMDHKTQHHRTFVKPKQLEGLPPGTKVTIRASVGPLQSGSSAVPSISATTSVLQLSPPRTENPSKLNTNKPNATKSDANKPNGSKPGGNKSKCKAKITNMQKKQSAGADGSRKSKANTALRSLRLRQGIHECIECSSEIKDLANHFPTYVHCSFCRYNTSCSKAYVNHMMSFHSNRPSKRFCIFKKHSENLRGITLVCLNCGFLTDVSGLDNMAAHLSQHATHTCQVQIDKVSVCIPTSEHLSECRCSPEISKTIQGTPGQCPPR